From Anopheles arabiensis isolate DONGOLA chromosome 3, AaraD3, whole genome shotgun sequence, a single genomic window includes:
- the LOC120903820 gene encoding putative protein TPRXL codes for MECDDAAVERQKLVSNDEEDDQNTITNLSSSGQAKSVQTPISPVLSNKLFSSGETSRSQNSTNYSLGKGIATDAPLATKVNYVNERKAQDSKPKAKKIQRELTPTGGVPVTANTASTSTTTATTSSTSTTTTNTTNITSATVANNSSASTNSNLPDGATTLAPPPSVAPSNSATAARLLKSPPSQYQRPKPPDSLPSAASSGVGGGGGGGGGGAGGTKLRHHPNAHPGVSTSTSGSSIALNAKTHNFSSRPLKHHSFISEVPDVRHMERALLGLLEDFHSGKLKAFGSGCTMEQMTSIREQQESLAKLHFDLGMTEAFTGGSNNPNNDNELQAQSNMKKLVQKLEQLSFSIEKLHSSNVEK; via the exons ATGGAGTGTGACGATGCGGCCGTCGAGCGGCAGAAGCTGGTGTCgaacgacgaggaggacgaccAGAACACCATCACGAACCTGTCCTCGAGCGGGCAGGCCAAATCCGTACAGACACCCATCTCGCCCGTGCTCAGCAATAAG CTGTTTTCCAGTGGCGAAACGAGCCGAAGTCAAAACTCCACCAACTACTCGCTCGGGAAGGGAATCGCGACCGATGCGCCGCTGGCCACCAAGGTCAACTACGTGAATGAACGCAAGGCGCAGGATAGCAAACCGAAGGCGAAGAAAATCCAACGAG AGCTCACACCGACCGGTGGCGTTCCGGTCACAGCCAATACCGCCTccacttccaccaccaccgctaccacctcctccaccagcaccaccaccaccaacaccacaaaCATCACTTCGGCCACCGTTGCCAACAACAGCTCTGCCAGCACAAACAGTAATCTCCCGGACGGAGCAACAACGCTAGCACCGCCGCCATCCGTTGCCCCTAGCAACAGTGCAACCGCCGCTCGGTTGCTGAAATCTCCACCGTCACAGTACCAGCGCCCGAAGCCGCCCGATTCGTTGCCCTCGGCCGCCAGTAGTGGCGTTGGAGGAgggggaggtggtggtggtggtggtgctggtggtacaAAGCTCCGTCACCACCCTAATGCCCATCCCGGCGTGTCCACGTCCACGTCGGGCAGCTCAATAGCGCTCAATGCAAAGACGCACAATTTCTCGTCCCGTCCATTAAAGCACCATTCTTTCATATCAGAGGTACCCGACGTGCGGCACATGGAGCGGGCCCTGCTCGGGCTGCTGGAAGACTTCCATTCCGGGAAGCTGAAGGCGTTCG GTTCCGGCTGCACGATGGAGCAGATGACCAGCATACGGGAGCAGCAGGAAAGTTTGGCCAAGCTACACTTTGACCTTGGCATGACGGAAGCATTTACCGGTGGCAGCAACAACCCGAACAACGACAACGAGCTGCAAGCGCAAAGCAATATGAAGAAGCTGGTGCAAAAGCTGGAACAGCTGTCCTTCTCGATCGAGAAGCTTCACTCGAGCAATGTGGAAAAGTGA
- the LOC120903821 gene encoding cytochrome c oxidase subunit 7A1, mitochondrial: MGHHPEPPVMISDKLPESLRKKMLTFQAKNELPVFLKGGPADKALFGITVALCGVGLLGIVKLVYDLGFAKKKA; this comes from the coding sequence ATGGGTCACCATCCCGAGCCGCCAGTGATGATTTCGGACAAGCTGCCGGAATCGTTGCGTAAGAAGATGCTGACGTTCCAGGCGAAGAACGAGCTGCCCGTCTTCCTGAAGGGTGGTCCGGCCGATAAGGCCCTGTTCGGCATCACGGTCGCGCTGTGCGGTGTCGGCCTGCTCGGCATCGTCAAGCTGGTGTACGATCTCGGATTCGCCAAGAAGAAGGCataa
- the LOC120901203 gene encoding vesicle transport protein SFT2C, whose amino-acid sequence MADLKRDLDEYLLLQENQKKNFKLEMPKMPSLPTPDLMGKLFGRNQEPEANSWLKDTQDTCCPKLSRIQRIVGFVTCMGLGIFCMIVSTFYIPVLILKARKFALLYTLGSVFFIMSFSFLSGFGAMFRQMFSRERVAMSISYTCCLTATLYFAMVAQSTGLTVLFAVAQIITLLWMILAAVPGGMSGVKFFGSMFRSSVSSTLPV is encoded by the exons ATGGCGGATCTCAAGCGCGATCTCGACGAGtacctgctgctgcaggaaaaTCAGAAGAAAAACTTCAAGCTCGAGATGCCCAAAATGCCCTCCCTTCCAACGCCCGACCTGATGGGCAAACTGTTCGGCCGCAACCAGGAACCGGAGGCAAACAGTTGGCTCAAGGATACGCAGGACACTTGTTGCCCCAAGCTG TCCCGAATCCAGCGGATAGTCGGCTTCGTGACATGCATGGGACTCGGGATATTCTGCATGATCGTGTCCACGTTCTACATACCCGTGCTGATACTGAAGGCGAGAAAGTTTGCCCTCCTCTACACGCTGGGCAGTGTGTTTTTCATCATGAG CTTTTCCTTTCTGAGCGGCTTCGGTGCCATGTTCCGGCAGATGTTCTCTCGCGAGCGGGTCGCCATGTCGATCAGCTACACGTGCTGCCTCACGGCCACGCTGTACTTCGCGATGGTTGCGCAAAGCACCGGGCTGACGGTGCTGTTCGCCGTGGCACAGATCATCACGCTGCTGTGGATGATTCTGGCCGCTGTTCCCGGCGGCATGAGCGGGGTCAAGTTTTTCGGCAGCATGTTCCGAAGTTCCGTGTCCAGCACGCTGCCAGTTTGA